The Raphanus sativus cultivar WK10039 chromosome 2, ASM80110v3, whole genome shotgun sequence DNA segment TAGTGAAAATAAATTGGATAGAAAAGATTAAGGGTTTCAACTTTCAAAAATGTGGCGCGTGGGTATTTTAGTTGTTACGTAGATATGTCTTTCGGTTTCAGCCATGTAAAAAAATACCCTGGCCACATGTCATCTAAGTGCTTTGTTCCAAATACGAATCAGACCGACCGGCTCGGTTTTGCAATCAGCCGGTATGCTGAAATCTCCTACATAAAGATATAATTAACCCCGGTTTCTTAGCCGAGGTTTTTAATTcatgatttgatattttattttattttttacttttttggcTAAAAATGGttcttatctattttatttaagaaatatgctttaatttttcttacttaaaatataagaaaaattaagaaccGACTCTTAACCGAAACTAAAAATCTCAGTTAAGAAACCGGGTTAATATGGTCTAACTTTCTTTTGTCGTTGTTTACCCAAAATAGCAAATATTACATGGCTCAAGTCCAACAATTCAGAGTAGTAGAGTACAGTAGGCCCATTACCATATATACTTACTAAACCGGTTGGTAATAAGTGAGTGGTTATTCAaatcatttaattaattttggtttaatCATTGTAAATAGACTCCTTTTAGTTACATCAAAGGTTCCAATCGACTAAAATCAAAATGGTACAAGTAACCGTGTAaattttatgagttttttttgttttcagttgaaaaGTTTAGACAAATATCTAAGAAAATCCAAAATGAATATTtcaaccatttttttttgtttttaaaattggtTAATTATGAATAAACTATTGTAAAACTTATTCTAGCTCATTTCTCAATAACTTATTCAGGTCATGGATTACAAAACTGCTTTTGAAGACGGCTGTCGGTCCAACTCGAGAACCGGGATTAGGAGCCAACTGGTCGATGATTTGCCACCCGGTTCGAGCTGTatgtcagaaaaaaagaaaaaaaaaacagaaaagctgtcgagaaagaaacaaacttaAAATTggtctttttcaaaaaaaaaaaaaaatcgcagCAAATCAGCTCTTTGTCTCGACTGATCTAATCCCTAATtcgacaaaacaaaaaaaggtttTGAGATTGAAGAGTAAAAAGACACACCTCTTGCCGTGGTTTCCATCACGTGTCCGTCATGCCCCTTTTTCAACGGAAAAAGCCGCCGACGACGACGGAGAAACCACCGTCCGAGGACCTCCCGGAAGACGACGATTCGCAGAACAAATCTTCGAAAAACCACCGCAAGAAACCGAAGTGGTCGTGCGTCGATTCGTGCTGCTGGTTCATCGGGTGCGTGTGCCTCACGTGGTggttcctcctcttcctctacAACGCCATGCCCGCGAGCTTTCCTCAGTACGTGACGGAGGCGATCACGGGGCCTTTGCCCGACCCGCCGGGGGTGAAGCTGAAGAAAGAAGGTCTCAAGGCGAAGCATCCCGTTGTGTTTATTCCCGGGATTGTTACTGGTGGGCTTGAGCTTTGGGAAGGGAAACAGTGTGCTGATGGTTTGTTTAGGAAACGCTTGTGGGGTGGGACTTTCGGTGAAGTCTACAAAAGGTCCAGCTTTTCACTCttcttttatagtttttattattggGATTTGAGTTTGGATCTCACGCACTTGCTGCTTGTTGAATATGTTACCTCTCGTTAGTGGCTTTTTAGGTGCAAAAAGCTATTTTCTTTAGGCATTTTActatttgtgtgtgtttgtgtaaGGAAAGCAATAACATTCCAATGAAACACGTTTGATCTAAAAATGTCAACTTCCTTTCAACTTTTAAGTCATGTACCTTAGATTCCGTTCTTAACAAGGTGCTCCCTTTATTGTCACTGAATTTACCTTTGCTTGCACGGAGTTTATGCTGAagtggtgtttttttttctgttctgtTAGGAATAAATGTGAAAGTACTACCTACACTTGTGAAAGATGTGTGTTTTAAACCGTGATATAGGGATTGTTGCTTTATTCTTCAACTATGCGCATAGTGCAACTAAAGTTAGTTTCTTTTGTCTTGTGGACGCTCAATGTACTTTTCTCAAATTCTTTCTGAAAACTGAAAAATGagatttttcaaaagtttttacATTTGGTCTATAATATGTCTTGGAATTCAACTGTCACTCTGTTActactttttttgtttgctgtGATCTGCATCTTTATTCTGATCCTCCTTTTACTCTGTTAGAGATGGGAGAGTGTTACAGTTGAGAGACTAACAGTGTTATTGTTCGTAGTAtcttcaaaataattaattgtttCTTTGATTCAGGCCTCTATGTTGGGTGGAACACATGTCACTTGACAACGAAACTGGGTTGGATCCGGCTGGTATTAGGATTAGAGCTGTATCAGGACTCGTGGCTGCTGATTACTTTGCGCCTGGCTACTTTGTCTGGGCAGTGCTGATTGCTAACCTTGCACATATTGGATATGAGGAGAAAAACATGTACATGGCTGCGTATGACTGGAGGCTTTCGTTTCAGAACACAGAGGTTCTTCTCTCATTATTTAAATCTGTTCACGTTTATTTCTTTATTCTCTTTTTGGTCTTACTGTGTTTCATATGTTGAATTATTAGGTGCGTGATCAGACACTTAGCCGTATGAAAAGTAATATAGAGTTGATGGTTTCTACCAACGGTGGAAAGAAAGCAGTTATAGTTCCCCATTCCATGGGGGTATTATATTTTCTACATTTTATGAAATGGGTCGAGGCACCAGCTCCCATGGGTGGCGGTGGTGGGCCTGATTGGTGTGCAAAGCATATAAAAGCGGTGATGAACATTGGTGGACCATTTCTTGGTGTTCCAAAAGCTGTTGCAGGGCTTTTCTCTGCTGAAGCTAAGGATGTTGCAGTTGCCAGGTACTCAATAGCTTATTGGGGGGGTTTTAGCCTGGAACTCATGCTACTAGATATCTCTGCTACAATGTTTTGCTGCTTATGAAACTGGAACTCTCTTCAGATTTAAACAATTGATGAACTTGATAATTATGGTTTCGGCTGTTTGTGATAGAGTGCACTTTTAGAACACTTTCAGTTCTATAGAAGTAAAGGTAGAGTTCATATGTACCAAATATTAGTTATTCTGATTCTTACATTCTTTACTAGTTTCCTTATTTCAGGTTTCCTGTATTTGAGTTAATGGTCTTTTATTTCTGCTTGATTATAGGATTGCACTCTTAGTTGCTTAGTTCATTAATAAGACTTCACTGTCTTTTAAATCTGCAGAGCGATTGCCCCAGGGTTCTTAGACACTGATATATTTAGACTTCAGACGTTGCAACACGTAATGAGAATGACACGCACATGGGACTCAACAATGTCTATGATACCTAAGGGAGGTAACACAATATGGGGTGGTCTTGATTGGTCACCGGAGAAAGGCCACACTTGTTCAGGGAAAAAGCAAAAGAGCAACAAGACTCGCGGAGAAGCTGGTGAAAACTTAGTTTCCAAGAAAAAAAAGCCTGTTAACTACGGAAGAATTATATCATTTGGGAAAGAAGTGGCCGACGCTCACCCATCTGAGATTGAAAATATCGATTTTCGTGTAAGGACATATATAAACTCTTGGTACGTTTTGTGATTAGGTGACTGATAAAATACGTTTTACTTGGTGAAGGGTGCGTTCAAAGGTCAGAGTATCCCAAACAACACGTGTCGTGACGTGTGGACAGAGTACCACGATATGGGAATTGGAGGGATCAAAGCTATTGCTGAGTATAAGGTCTACACTGCTGACGCCGTCATAGATTTATTACATTACGTTGCTCCTAAGATGATGGCGCGTGGTGCCGCTCATTTCTCCTATGGGATTGCTGATGATTTAGATGACCCCAAGTACGAACATCACAGACACTGGTCTAATCCATTGGAAACAAAGTAAGTGGTTTGTTTTTGTTACCAACTTTATGCTTTGTCCTGATGccattattagtatttttattttaaattttgtttggttttattcTGCTGTTTCAGGTTACCCAATGCCCCTGAAATGGAGATCTACTCACTGTATGGAGTTGGGATTCCAACAGAACGATCCTACATCTACAAACTTAATCAGTCTCCTGACAGCTGCATCCCCTTTCAAATCTTCACTTCCGCTCACGAGGAGGACGAAGAAAGCTGTCTGAAAGCAGGGGTTTACAATGTGGATGGGGATGAAACGGTGCCAGTCCTAAGCGCAGGGTTCATGTGTGCCAAAGCGTGGCGTGGCAAGACAAGATTCAACCCTTCGGGAATCAAGACTTACATAAGAGAATACAACCACTCTCCGCCAGCTAACCTGCTAGAAGGGCGGGGGACCCAGAGTGGGGCTCATGTTGATATAATGGGAAACTTTGCGTTGATCGAGGATATCATGAGAGTTGCGACCGGAGGTAACGGGTCCGATCTAGGACATGACCAGGTCCACTCTGGTATATTCGAATGGTCTGAGCGTATTGACTTGAAGCTGTGAATGTTTTGATCTCTTTGAGCTGTCAAGCTTTTTTACttgcaagagagagagatcatCATCGTCACGATGCTCAAGTCACATCATCACCAGCACGATGATCAAGTCACAAGAAGCCTGAGGGATGATGATACGTGTGGTGGTGCAATATTCTtaaatacttcttttttttttatatatactcaATTGATGTAAATTATACATTCGTGTTTGTGTTTTGTCCTTGGAACGATAATGCAACACTTGCTGCGCCATGTTATTGTCGAAAACATCAGTTAATGAAAATTACACAAGACAAGTTGAAGAGTCAGACGTGGCTTAACCTACTCCATCTAACTCCAAACCAAAAGCGTTGTCTTAAAACGAAAAGCGGCTTCGTAATCCTCGTAGGAATAAAAGCAAcagcttcttctcctcctctcctCTCCACTCCAACCAAAATAAATCCATTTCCTCTATCTCTCAATGGAGCTGCGCTTGAGCACTTCTTCCGCTTATCCAGCGGTTTTGAGAAGGCAAGCTTCTCCTCTGCTGCTTCACAAGCAACAAACCTTTGCTTCCGCGCTTAAACCAGGAGGAGCTCTCCGGTTTCGTCCCCGGCGGCGTCTCCTTCATCTTCCCATCACTTGCTCTGTCTCTCCATCAACCGCTGAACCATCTTCCGGTAGTTTTTGCCGCTGATATTGATTTGCGTTTTTGTTGAAGAGGAGAGTTTAGTGTTTCTGCGCTTTCAAGTTTGTCACTTCGAATTGAAAACGATAAGAGaatgatttttaaaacataaaggATAAAGCTTTAACTATGTCCCTAGTTTGATGATGATCTTAGAGGTTTCAAGCACTTACCTTCTATTTTTTGATTGGTTCTCTAAACgaaatcactttttttttgggatgatagaggtgaagaagaagacgttgGTGAGGAGGAATGACGTGAGGAATATAGCAATTGTAGCTCATGTTGATCATGGCAAAACTACTTTGGTTGATTCTATGCTTAGGCAAGCTAAGGTAACAAACAGCtaactacatttttttttgttttggttttttatcCAACCTGTTGAGAAAAGTTAGTCCAATGTTTTGTCCTTTTGCTTTAGGTATTCAGAGATAACCAAGTCATGCAAGAGAGGATCATGGACTCAAATGACCTTGAACGTGAAAGAGGAATCACAATCCTTAGCAAAAACACCTCCATCACTTACAAAAACACAAAAGTGAATATCATTGATACTCCTGGCCACTCCGACTTTGGTGGTGAAGTGGAGCGTGTCTTGAACATGGTTGACGGAGTGCTTCTTGTGGTAactttttttgatgttttgtctCAGTGAATGCTCTTAAACAATAAACTTTCAGCTCTGCGTATCTCATTTCTCCTCTCCCTCGCTCTATTGCCTATTAGGTGGACTCTGTTGAGGGACCAATGCCCCAGACAAGGTTTGTTTTAAAGAAGGCTCTTGAGTTTGGACATGCAGTTGTGGTAGTCGTGAACAAGATCGACAGGCCTTCTGCTCGTCCTGAGTTTGTTGTCAATTCCACTTTTGAGCTCTTTATTGAACTAAATGCTACAGATGAACAGGTAATGGCTAATCTTGGGTTTGTCTATCCTTCCTGTGGTGTCTCGTTTGACACTAAATTTAGTGTGTGTTCTTTTTTTGGTGTGTAGTGTGATTTCCAAGCGATATATGCTAGTGGGATCAAAGGAAAGGCAGGGCTTGCTCCGGATGACCTTGCAGATGACCTGGGACCCCTGTTCGAGGCTATCATTAGATGTGTGCCTGGGCCGAATATTGAAAAAGATGGTGCGCTTCAGATGCTTGTGAgttattgtgattttttttaccGTTTCATGTGTTTGTTCCCAGCCAGTGCCAATGCATTTATATCCCCTTTCATCTCCTTGGTCAAAACATACACATCAATATACTGTCTCTCACCAACTAAAAGCTGCCACTTTTTCTAAACTAAGCTAGAAATTGATTAAACTTTATCTCATTAATAGGGATGTTTTTCAGACCAGAATGTAAAAGAACTTTCAATGAATCAGACAGTCTAGTTGAGTTGATAGATATTCAATTgtatgaaacatttttttttcaggcCACAAATATCGAATATGATGAGCATAAAGGACGTATTGCTATTGGACGGCTACACGCAGGAGCACTGCGCAAAGGAATGGATGTCAGGGTAACATTTTGATAAATCTTCAGCTTATTCTTTTGTTTCTGACAGCAATTATGTGGGCTCATTACAAAGAAATATCACCTGAAGCTAGTCATTTTCTCAAGTCTTTCAAACCTGTAAAGCAGATGGTTTATTGTAAACTTATTGTGTATTAACTTTACAGGTGTGCACTTCTGAAGATTCCTGTAGATTTGCAAGAGTTAGTGAGCTTTTTGTTTATGAGAAATTCTATAGAGTACCTGCTGATACAGTGGAAGCTGGAGATATTTGTGCTGTATGTGGCATAGATGACATTCAGGTACACTATGCATGAATATGCCAAATGCGAGAGACAGTTGTAACGCTGTTAGATAATTGCTTGTTGCCACttgtcattttttttctttttgttgctaATTGAGTTATAACGTCTTAGCTCTTTGTAAATCTGCAGATTGGTGAGACCATTGCTGATAAAGTACATGGGAAGCCTCTACCTACAATCAAAGTAGAAGAGCCAACTGTGAAAATGTCCTTCTCTGTAAACACCTCCCCGTTTTCTGGTCGCGAGGTTAGT contains these protein-coding regions:
- the LOC108842066 gene encoding putative elongation factor TypA-like SVR3, chloroplastic, producing the protein MELRLSTSSAYPAVLRRQASPLLLHKQQTFASALKPGGALRFRPRRRLLHLPITCSVSPSTAEPSSEVKKKTLVRRNDVRNIAIVAHVDHGKTTLVDSMLRQAKVFRDNQVMQERIMDSNDLERERGITILSKNTSITYKNTKVNIIDTPGHSDFGGEVERVLNMVDGVLLVVDSVEGPMPQTRFVLKKALEFGHAVVVVVNKIDRPSARPEFVVNSTFELFIELNATDEQCDFQAIYASGIKGKAGLAPDDLADDLGPLFEAIIRCVPGPNIEKDGALQMLATNIEYDEHKGRIAIGRLHAGALRKGMDVRVCTSEDSCRFARVSELFVYEKFYRVPADTVEAGDICAVCGIDDIQIGETIADKVHGKPLPTIKVEEPTVKMSFSVNTSPFSGREGKYVTSRNLRDRLNRELERNLAMKVEDGETADTFIISGRGTLHITILIENMRREGYEFMVGPPKVINKRVNDKLLEPYEVATVEVPENHMGPVVELLGKRRGQMFDMQGVGSEGTVFLRYKIPTRGLLGLRNAILTASRGTAILNTVFESYGPWAGDISTRDLGSLVAFEDGTSTSYALASSQERGQMFVGAGVDVYKGQIVGIHQRPGDLGLNICKKKAATNIRSNKDVTVVLDTPLTYSLDDCIEYIEEDELVEVTPLSIRMCKNPKMAKKGR
- the LOC108842067 gene encoding phospholipid:diacylglycerol acyltransferase 1, with product MPLFQRKKPPTTTEKPPSEDLPEDDDSQNKSSKNHRKKPKWSCVDSCCWFIGCVCLTWWFLLFLYNAMPASFPQYVTEAITGPLPDPPGVKLKKEGLKAKHPVVFIPGIVTGGLELWEGKQCADGLFRKRLWGGTFGEVYKRPLCWVEHMSLDNETGLDPAGIRIRAVSGLVAADYFAPGYFVWAVLIANLAHIGYEEKNMYMAAYDWRLSFQNTEVRDQTLSRMKSNIELMVSTNGGKKAVIVPHSMGVLYFLHFMKWVEAPAPMGGGGGPDWCAKHIKAVMNIGGPFLGVPKAVAGLFSAEAKDVAVARAIAPGFLDTDIFRLQTLQHVMRMTRTWDSTMSMIPKGGNTIWGGLDWSPEKGHTCSGKKQKSNKTRGEAGENLVSKKKKPVNYGRIISFGKEVADAHPSEIENIDFRGAFKGQSIPNNTCRDVWTEYHDMGIGGIKAIAEYKVYTADAVIDLLHYVAPKMMARGAAHFSYGIADDLDDPKYEHHRHWSNPLETKLPNAPEMEIYSLYGVGIPTERSYIYKLNQSPDSCIPFQIFTSAHEEDEESCLKAGVYNVDGDETVPVLSAGFMCAKAWRGKTRFNPSGIKTYIREYNHSPPANLLEGRGTQSGAHVDIMGNFALIEDIMRVATGGNGSDLGHDQVHSGIFEWSERIDLKL